GAGCAGGCAGGAGCAGCTGAAGAGAGAGCAGTAAAACCGAGCAGCCAAAGGTGGCTGCTCGGGGGGCGATGGATGCTTATTCGACGATCAAGAGTTACTTACGGCAGTGGGGGCAGTAGGTTTCGTAGCGAGCGAGGCCACGCCCTGTCGATTTGCGAACGGTGCGGGGAGTTCCGCATTGTGGGCAGTAATCAGCTTCGGCGCTATCTTCGCCACGATCATCGGCCTGTTGGCATTTCACACAGAGGGTGATGTGCGGGAACAGTGCGACCCGTTCTGCAGGAATCAATTGCCGACAGCGACTACATGGCTTCGGATCGCCCCAGTCTTCGTCGTCATCGAAGGCCGCAGAAGTGCTCCCTTCCACTCGCTTGCGATCTTCTGGCGTCGCCTCTTGTGTCATCAGCCCAGTAGCCTTGCAGCTTTCGCAAGCAATGCGCTGTGAAGCGCCACGCGCTACTTCTAAAATTGTCGTTGGATCGGATTTCTCTATGCGTCGCAGAAGACCGGCCCGGTAAAGCAGTGCCTGGAGTTGCTCCAGTGTCAGGATATTTTCCTGCTTACAGTGGCGGCACTGCGTGAGAACTCGAATGGGGGACGTGCTTTCGGCTGAATCAGACACAGGAGCGACGCGACTCACTTTCGGGCTGCTGGCATTAGTCAATTCAAATGCAACAGCGAAGTGAGTTTCGCGGCGACTCGCCAACACTCATCCTCACTGGTGAGGTGAGTGTAGCAAATCGTTGAGATAGCGGCGTCATCCCCGTTACGCGCGCGATTTGCGAAGGACTTCGGAAAGTTCCAGCATCGCTGCGTGATCTTCCTTCCAGTCGCTCGCTGCAAATAGGAAGGTCAGGTTAGCCAGGATCCGCTCGATCCACTGAGCATGATCGATGGGAGCCAGATATCGATCATCACGGTCGAGTTGTCGTCCATGAATCTGGTCGAGACGAGAATAGGCCTCGTCGCGAGTGAGGAGTTCACCTCGGAAGAACGGATCGATAATCACCCACCCTTCATCCGTTAGGACGCGAACGAAGAAGTGTCCAGGGGGAGCAAGACCCTGGATTTCCAGTCCAACTTGTTGTCCCACAACGAGATAGATGAGAGACATAACTACCGGAAGGCCCCGTTTGCTCGAGATGGCAACCGGCAAGTAGTTATTGATCGCGAGATGATGAGCGTGTGAATGCCCCGCCAAGCCCTCTTCAATAAAGAGAGCTTCGTGAAGATGGGCAAGTAGGGCAGTTCTATTTCCGCTTCGGGCACGCGAGCGGACGCGTGAGGCGATGTCAGACAGCTGTTTTTCGATATTTTCGATTTGCACGTCTTCGAGGGCATGGATCGAGATGGCGATGGCAGCTCGTAAGAGCGCCTGGGTTTCGTGGAGCGAGCCTAGTTGTTCGGTAAAGATCCGATACGCAAGTGGGTGTGTATGTCGTGGAATAGCCTGGAGTTGCGAGTTGCCCATCATCGTCGTCACCTGCCTTACGTGTTCTGCTGTTTGGTCCCTGAACGCTCGTGACTAGGGGCCTAACTAGCAGGTCGTCTGCCGCTTTGGCCCGTGGGCCTTTTAGCGGGGGGGTGTGACATACGGCTGTCACACCACTCGCAACTTGTGGCCGTAATTTTGGATTAATCTGAGATTCCACCGGGACCAATCGAGAATTTGGGTGGAAGAGAGCAGGGGTTAGCGGTCTCTATGTGCAAGAGGCTAGAAGTTTCGTTGACCCTTCAGGACCGCACGACTAAACTCAAATGTCTCGTCTATCGAAACTCCTCTCCGGCCGATCGGCAGCCGTGGCGATGTAACAAATACTCCCGCCGCAGCGACATTTCCTTGACGCTTGTTGTAATTTGATCGCAAATTTGCGACCGAAAATGCTTGACTCGTTCCTGTCGAAAGGGCCGAGTGGAGTTTGCAGTCGCGTCGCAAAATCAGACTGCTAAGGTACTTGCGAAATAGTTCCCGAGTTTTGCGAGCGACTGAAGCTGATCGCTAAGCAGGCCATTACGCTGGAATAGTTTGAAGTGGATGAAGCGAATCACTACGGTGGCGAACGTTTTGTTCTCGAAAAAACGTCAGAGTGAATGTGATCGTGCTCTCCAGTGTAAGACTGGTTCGATAACTAATTTCAGGATCGAGGGTTACGAATAGTGCTCGCTGCCTGCGTGGGCGGCGATGGATGAAGCCAGTGACTTATGGACGATTCAACGCACAACAAGTCGGCTCAACCGATAGCGGATGATGTGGCCTCCGATGGCCCACCGTCGCTGCCGGATGATGCCACGCGCGCGAGTCGTTCAAGTTTGATACTTAATAGTCAGGCACTCCCCGGGTCTTCAATCGAGTCCAAGGGGGACTCGAAAGTTTTGGCTTCCACGGAAGCTGGCAGCAGTTTGCCACTGTCGAGCGATTCGACAGTTCACCCCGATCATCCGCTTGCTCAGCAGCGTTCGACGACACCGATTTCGGTCGTTGTTTCCGATTCCCAAGTGCTCCCGACTCGCCCTGGCAGTTCGGTGACTCGTTCGATCGAAATGTCGGGGATTCCTGAAGCTTCGACGGAAGAAAAAACGGTCATCTCGAAGCGGCCACCGACGGCTGAGATTCCACTACCTATTCCGACGACGCCGCAGTCGCTCGGTGTTGCACTGGTTGGTAAACGGCTGGAGCATTACGAGCTCGAAGAGTTCGTGGGTGGTGGCGGTATGGGAGCGGTTTTCCGCGCCCATGACACGCGTTTGGGACGCACGGTTGCTGTAAAGGTTTTGTCGCGCGACAGCAACGACGAAGAAACCATTCGGCGTTTTCGTAATGAAGCACAAAGTGCTGCGCGTCTCGACCATCCCAACATCGCACGCGTTTATTATGTGGGCGAAGAGCAGGGCTGGAATTTCATCGTTTTTGAGTTCATCGAGGGAACCAACCTTCGGCAGTGGGTCGAACAGCGTGGACCGTTGCCTCTGGATGAAGCATTGCGTTACACGTTGCTTGTCGCGCGAGCGCTCGAACACGCCGCAAGTCGCGATGTCGTGCACCGCGATATCAAGCCATCGAATGTGCTGGTTACGCCTGATGGCGGTGTCAAATTGGTCGACATGGGACTCGCCCGATTGCATCAGGTCGAGTCGACTTCTGAAGACCTAACAGCCAGCGGCGTGACCCTGGGAACGTTCGACTACATTTCGCCCGAGCAAGCGCGAGACCCACGCAGTGCCGACGTCCGAAGCGATATCTACTCGCTCGGCTGTACGCTCTACTATATGCTGGTTGCTCAGCCTCCCTTTCCCGAGGGAACCGCGCTCCAAAAACTGCTCCGGCACAATGGGGTCGATCCCCCCGATGTTCGGCAGCTTCGCCCCGAGGTTCCGCCTCGAGTTTCGACGCTGCTGCTGCGCATGCTTGCCAAGCGACCTTCGCAGCGACACCAAACTCCTGCGGATCTGATTCGCGATATTTCTTCGATCGCCGAACAACTCGGCTACCCGATTGTCGCGGGAGAAACTTCGTCTCCGGTCACTTTGGTTTCGAGTGAGCCATCGGTTTGGGTCCGCACAGCTATGCTGGCGGTTCCTGCCGTCACAGTCATCCTAGGTTTGTTCCTGGTCGAGCGGCTTTTTCCGCCACAATCCGAAACGAATCAGATTTCGCTGCGTCCCGCTGGCATGTCGCCAATCACGCCAGCGGTAGGTGGATCAAAAACGGCCAATGGTGGCGGAGGAAGCGAAGAGGTTCCTGCCGGCCAGGACGTTCCCAGCACCGAAGATCCGGAAGAGAAAACGTCACCCCCTTCGGATACAGAAGTTCCACCAGGAACAGGTGCGTCGCCGAGCGAGGCAAGTGGTGTAAGTGGTTCAGAAACCGGAGCTACAAACGATCAAACCGGTTCGCCTTCGACCAATCCTCAACCTGCTGACGATTCCACTGGGGGCAAGCCTGCATCGACCGGAGTTGCAGGCTCAACGCGTCCTTTAACGGGGAACGAAGTTCCGCTGCTTGATCCGGCCACAATCAATCCCAAGGCGTTGCCAAGTGCCCGAATTCCTGGCACTTCGGGCGAGTCTGTGGCCATGGCGCCCGATCGTTCCGAATCCTCGGAAGTCGGTCCACCATCGCTATC
This window of the Pirellula staleyi DSM 6068 genome carries:
- a CDS encoding TraR/DksA C4-type zinc finger protein, producing the protein MTQEATPEDRKRVEGSTSAAFDDDEDWGDPKPCSRCRQLIPAERVALFPHITLCVKCQQADDRGEDSAEADYCPQCGTPRTVRKSTGRGLARYETYCPHCRK
- a CDS encoding transglutaminase-like domain-containing protein: MMGNSQLQAIPRHTHPLAYRIFTEQLGSLHETQALLRAAIAISIHALEDVQIENIEKQLSDIASRVRSRARSGNRTALLAHLHEALFIEEGLAGHSHAHHLAINNYLPVAISSKRGLPVVMSLIYLVVGQQVGLEIQGLAPPGHFFVRVLTDEGWVIIDPFFRGELLTRDEAYSRLDQIHGRQLDRDDRYLAPIDHAQWIERILANLTFLFAASDWKEDHAAMLELSEVLRKSRA
- a CDS encoding serine/threonine-protein kinase; translated protein: MDDSTHNKSAQPIADDVASDGPPSLPDDATRASRSSLILNSQALPGSSIESKGDSKVLASTEAGSSLPLSSDSTVHPDHPLAQQRSTTPISVVVSDSQVLPTRPGSSVTRSIEMSGIPEASTEEKTVISKRPPTAEIPLPIPTTPQSLGVALVGKRLEHYELEEFVGGGGMGAVFRAHDTRLGRTVAVKVLSRDSNDEETIRRFRNEAQSAARLDHPNIARVYYVGEEQGWNFIVFEFIEGTNLRQWVEQRGPLPLDEALRYTLLVARALEHAASRDVVHRDIKPSNVLVTPDGGVKLVDMGLARLHQVESTSEDLTASGVTLGTFDYISPEQARDPRSADVRSDIYSLGCTLYYMLVAQPPFPEGTALQKLLRHNGVDPPDVRQLRPEVPPRVSTLLLRMLAKRPSQRHQTPADLIRDISSIAEQLGYPIVAGETSSPVTLVSSEPSVWVRTAMLAVPAVTVILGLFLVERLFPPQSETNQISLRPAGMSPITPAVGGSKTANGGGGSEEVPAGQDVPSTEDPEEKTSPPSDTEVPPGTGASPSEASGVSGSETGATNDQTGSPSTNPQPADDSTGGKPASTGVAGSTRPLTGNEVPLLDPATINPKALPSARIPGTSGESVAMAPDRSESSEVGPPSLSGGFEPGDIAAPSEISVESPQPPISEAPVAIRRVQVVLPGALVEAAPGVLQVDSLAVACRRAAELMVSDIELAFDGPMVERPFEITQAKLAIRAASGRRPEVVFRPELVGLDAQRKMIQLPESTTGQITLDGIQWRLELPPDPSYGWSLFSLRAIPSVTLLDCVITIRDQGPSGLPQHDQVAIFAIDARKADDAMQMETDDTMVTPILLQMDRTMVRGEAVLVAMIEETPFKLVWREGLLATSKRMIESGGTSKAPKWFGGIEVDLENVTVAAAQGLYQLKRRAGAIHHLPLDMKVNHCVLVTSPGVPLFEFSEVAGVEDVRLRYEGEDNRYPREDLVFLRVRPTGGAAVQDYDMKNRNTWSDEHRVDVGVSWRSPPPSDLPSSEHRKSHYEFSSMSMAREGFNSDLLPLIEESSKQPVTPPKVTIPVVPPPSRLDTLMPPLPADRDDAPVPPESIR